A genomic segment from Conger conger chromosome 2, fConCon1.1, whole genome shotgun sequence encodes:
- the LOC133122196 gene encoding histone deacetylase 5-like isoform X4, producing the protein MLLRPTVPGLCAMLQTIYETESCFSSDTVSGREQPLELLPRTRTHAAPSSAVEVKTSLPLGMQSPSGGGGGDKGGGGPVDLRTDPRLALASVDPLLREQQLQQELLLLKQQQELQKQLLFAEFQKQHEVLTRQHEVQLQEHLKQEILAAKRQQELEQKRKLEQQRQDELEKQRLEQQLIMLRNKEKGKESAIASTEVRLKLQEFLLNKKEPMPGGLNHSFPSKCWGVLQTSLDQSCPPQNNTPGTPPSYKLSPLLGSYDSKDDFPLRKTMSEPNLKVRSRLKQKVAERRSSPLLRRKDGTVISTFKKRAIEITVSSMCSSAPGSGPSSPNSSNCAIAENGSSGSVPNIHAKHLRCQQQAMGVDRTASLLSLYTSPSLPNISLGLPATVTAANSHIAAPQKLSAQQEAERQAIQTLRQGGALTGKFVSTSSLPACLTAGLAHDTEPPAPNSHSHSSLLQHVLLLEQARQQSALLAVPIYGQSPLVTGERVSGGMRTVNNKLPRHRPLSRTQSAPLPQSPQALQQLVMQQQHQHFLEKQKQYQQHMQLNKMLSKGPELPRQPPSHPEETEEELTETAEMQEDRGESPELGDGSLEQEPQQEGSGEAAPAPERLVTVKDENPESEVEEEEDEDEAIELKESDEQGLPYTLFTDQQHLQQLNLFQASMSITGMPHRPLGRAQSSPATASLKGTPIGEAPIKHLFTTGVVYDTFMQKHQCMCGNTHIHPEHAGRIQSIWSRLQETGLLNRCERIRGRKATLDEIQTVHSEHHTLLYGTSPHNRQKLDSKKLLGPISQKMYAVLPCGGIGVDSDTVWNEMHSSSAVRTAVGCVIELAFKVAAGELKNGFAVVRPPGHHAEESTAMGFCFFNSVAITAKLLQQKLNVGKILIVDWDIHHGNGSQQAFYSDPNVLYISLHRYDDGNFFPGSGAPEEVGAGAGTGYNVNIAWTGGVEPPMGDVEYLTAFRTVVMPIANEFSPDVVLVSAGFDAVEGHQSPLGGYRVTAKCFGHLTKQLMTLAGGRVVLALEGGHDLTAICDASESCVSALLGEELDPLPQAVLQQEPCPKAAASLEKVIEIQSKHWSSVQRFAPTVGQSLMEAQRREKDEADTVNAMASLTVDTEPGASQPSSRPAEEPMEEEPVL; encoded by the exons CAGTGGAGGTGAAGACGTCCCTTCCGTTGGGGATGCAGAGCCCGAGTGGCGGAGGCGGCGGGGATAAGGGCGGGGGCGGCCCTGTGGACCTGCGGACGGACCCCCGGCTGGCCCTGGCCTCTGTGGACCCCCTCCTGAgggagcagcagctgcagcaggagcTGCTGCTCCTcaagcagcagcaggagctgcAGAAGCAGCTGCTCTTCGCCGAGTTCCAGAAGCAGCACGAGGTGCTGACCCGCCAGCACGAGGTCCAGCTTCAGGAGCACCTCAAG caggagatcTTAGCGGCCAAGCGgcagcaggagctggagcagaAGAGGAAGCTGGAGCAGCAGAGACAGGACGAGCTGGAGAAACAGAGGCTGGAGCAGCAGCTCATCATGCTGAGGAACAAGGAGAAGGGCAAAGAGA GTGCAATCGCCAGCACAGAGGTCAGGCTGAAACTCCAGGAGTTCCTCCTTAACAAAAAAGAACCCATGCCTGGCGGACTGAACCATTCCTTTCCCTCAAAATGCTG GGGGGTCCTCCAAACCTCTCTGGACCAGAGCTGCCCTCCACAGAACAACACTCCCGGGACACCTCCTTCCTACAAACTCTCCCCTCTGCTCGGCTCCTACGACAGCAAAGACGACTTCCCCTTACGCAAGACAA TGTCTGAGCCCAACCTGAAGGTGCGCTCGCGGTTAAAACAGAAGGTGGCGGAGAGGCGGAGCAGCCCCCTGCTGAGGCGCAAGGACGGCACGGTGATCAGCACCTTCAAGAAGAGAGCCATCGAAATCACAG TATCCTCCATGTGTAGCAGCGCTCCTGGCTCCGGGCCCAGTTCTCCCAATAGCTCCAACTGTGCCATCGCTGAGAACGGGTCCAGTGGCTCTGTCCCCAACATCCATGCCAAG CACCTGCGCTGCCAGCAGCAGGCCATGGGCGTGGACCGCACGGCCAGCCTGCTGAGCCTGTACACCTCCCCCTCGCTCCCCAACATCTCCCTGGGCCTGCCCGCCACTGTGACTGCCGCCAACTCGCACATCGCC GCTCCTCAGAAGCTGTCTGCACAGCAGGAGGCGGAGCGACAGGCCATCCAGACCCTGCGGCAGGGTGGCGCTCTCACGGGGAAGTTCGTCAGCACCTCCTCCCTGCCAGCCTGCCTGACCGCCGGGCTGGCCCATGACACGGAGCCTCCGGCCCCCAACAGCCACAGCCACTCCTCCCTGCTGCAGCACGTCCTGCTGTTAGAGCAGGCCCGCCAGCAGAGTGCGCTGCTCGCAG TGCCAATCTACGGGCAGTCGCCACTGGTGACGGGCGAGCGTGTTTCAGGGGGCATGCGCACCGTCAACAACAAGCTGCCCCGTCACCGGCCCCTCAGCCGCACCCAGTCGGCCCCGCTGCCCCAGAGCCCCCAGGCCCTGCAGCAGCTGGTcatgcagcagcagcaccagcactTCCTGGAGAAGCAGAAACAGTACCAGCAGCACATGCAGCTCAACAAG ATGCTGTCCAAGGGCCCCGAGCTTCCTCGCCAGCCGCCCAGCCACCCggaggagacagaggaggagcTGACGGAGACGGCGGAGATGCAGGAGGACCGGGGGGAGAGCCCAGAGCTGGGGGACGGGTCCCTTGAGCAGGAGCCGCAGCAGGAGGGGTCCGGGGAGGCGGCCCCCGCCCCCGAACGGCTGGTCACGGTGAAGGACGAGAACCCGGAGAGTgaggtggaggaagaggaggatgaggatgaggccATCGAGTTAAAGGAGTCTGACGAGCAGGGCCTGCCTTACACACTG TTTACGGACCAGCAGCACTTGCAGCAGCTCAACCTGTTCCAGGCCTCCATGTCAATCACAGGCATGCCCCACAGGCCTCTGGGAAGGGCCCAGTCCTCCCCGGCCACCGCCAGCCTCAAAGGCACCCCTATTGGAGAAGCACCCATCAAGCACCTCTTCACCACAG GTGTGGTGTACGACACCTTCATGCAGAAGCACCAGTGCATGTGTGggaacactcacatacacccgGAGCACGCTGGCCGGATACAGAGCATCTGGTCCCGACTGCAGGAGACTGGGTTACTCAACCGCTGCGAG AGAATCCGGGGCAGGAAAGCCACGCTCGATGAGATCCAGACGGTCCATTCCGAGCATCACACACTGCTCTACGGCACCAGTCCCCACAACAGGCAGAAGCTGGACAGCAAGAAGCTTTTAG GTCCAATCAGCCAGAAGATGTATGCGGTCCTGCCCTGTGGAGGCATCGGG GTGGACAGTGACACCGTCTGGAATGAAATGCACTCCTCCAGCGCTGTGCGGACGGCCGTGGGCTGCGTCATCGAGCTGGCGTTCAAGGTGGCTGCCGGAGAGCTCAAG AATGGCTTCGCTGTGGTTCGTCCTCCAGGCCATCACGCAGAGGAGTCCACTGCTAT GGGCTTCTGCTTCTTTAACTCGGTGGCCATCACAGCCAAGCTCCTTCAGCAGAAGCTCAATGTGGGGAAGATCCTGATTGTTGACTGG GATATCCACCACGGCAACGGCAGCCAGCAAGCCTTCTACAGCGACCCCAATGTGCTGTACATCTCTCTGCATCGCTACGACGACGGAAACTTCTTCCCTGGCAGCGGCGCCCCAGAAGag GTGGGGGCCGGCGCAGGTACGGGGTACAACGTGAACATCGCGTGGACGGGGGGCGTGGAGCCGCCCATGGGGGACGTGGAGTATCTGACCGCCTTCAG GACCGTGGTGATGCCCATCGCCAACGAGTTCTCCCCAGATGTGGTGCTGGTATCGGCAGGGTTTGATGCCGTGGAGGGTCACCAGTCTCCTCTGGGCGGCTACCGCGTAACGGCCAAAT GTTTCGGTCACCTGACCAAGCAGCTGATGACGCTGGCTGGCGGCCGTGTGGTCTTGGCGCTCGAGGGGGGTCACGACCTCACTGCCATCTGCGACGCCTCCGAGTCCTGCGTCTCCGCTTTACTGGGGGAAGAG CTGGACCCCCTGCCTCAGGCCGTCCTGCAGCAGGAGCCCTGTCCCAAAGCGGCCGCCTCCCTGGAGAAGGTCATCGAGATTCAGA GTAAGCACTGGAGCTCGGTGCAGCGCTTCGCCCCCACCGTGGGCCAGTCCCTGATGGAGGCTCAGCGGAGAGAGAAGGACGAGGCCGACACGGTCAACGCCATGGCCTCCCTGACCGTGGACACCGAGCCAGGCGCCAGTCAGCCATCCAGCAG GCCTGCAGAAGAGCCCATGGAGGAGGAGCCAGTGTTGTAG
- the LOC133122196 gene encoding histone deacetylase 5-like isoform X2 yields MLLRPTVPGLCAMLQTIYETESCFSSDTVSGREQPLELLPRTRTHAAPSSVEVKTSLPLGMQSPSGGGGGDKGGGGPVDLRTDPRLALASVDPLLREQQLQQELLLLKQQQELQKQLLFAEFQKQHEVLTRQHEVQLQEHLKQQQEILAAKRQQELEQKRKLEQQRQDELEKQRLEQQLIMLRNKEKGKESAIASTEVRLKLQEFLLNKKEPMPGGLNHSFPSKCWGVLQTSLDQSCPPQNNTPGTPPSYKLSPLLGSYDSKDDFPLRKTMSEPNLKVRSRLKQKVAERRSSPLLRRKDGTVISTFKKRAIEITVSSMCSSAPGSGPSSPNSSNCAIAENGSSGSVPNIHAKHLRCQQQAMGVDRTASLLSLYTSPSLPNISLGLPATVTAANSHIAAPQKLSAQQEAERQAIQTLRQGGALTGKFVSTSSLPACLTAGLAHDTEPPAPNSHSHSSLLQHVLLLEQARQQSALLAVPIYGQSPLVTGERVSGGMRTVNNKLPRHRPLSRTQSAPLPQSPQALQQLVMQQQHQHFLEKQKQYQQHMQLNKMLSKGPELPRQPPSHPEETEEELTETAEMQEDRGESPELGDGSLEQEPQQEGSGEAAPAPERLVTVKDENPESEVEEEEDEDEAIELKESDEQGLPYTLFTDQQHLQQLNLFQASMSITGMPHRPLGRAQSSPATASLKGTPIGEAPIKHLFTTGVVYDTFMQKHQCMCGNTHIHPEHAGRIQSIWSRLQETGLLNRCERIRGRKATLDEIQTVHSEHHTLLYGTSPHNRQKLDSKKLLGPISQKMYAVLPCGGIGVDSDTVWNEMHSSSAVRTAVGCVIELAFKVAAGELKNGFAVVRPPGHHAEESTAMGFCFFNSVAITAKLLQQKLNVGKILIVDWDIHHGNGSQQAFYSDPNVLYISLHRYDDGNFFPGSGAPEEVGAGAGTGYNVNIAWTGGVEPPMGDVEYLTAFRTVVMPIANEFSPDVVLVSAGFDAVEGHQSPLGGYRVTAKCFGHLTKQLMTLAGGRVVLALEGGHDLTAICDASESCVSALLGEELDPLPQAVLQQEPCPKAAASLEKVIEIQSKHWSSVQRFAPTVGQSLMEAQRREKDEADTVNAMASLTVDTEPGASQPSSRPAEEPMEEEPVL; encoded by the exons TGGAGGTGAAGACGTCCCTTCCGTTGGGGATGCAGAGCCCGAGTGGCGGAGGCGGCGGGGATAAGGGCGGGGGCGGCCCTGTGGACCTGCGGACGGACCCCCGGCTGGCCCTGGCCTCTGTGGACCCCCTCCTGAgggagcagcagctgcagcaggagcTGCTGCTCCTcaagcagcagcaggagctgcAGAAGCAGCTGCTCTTCGCCGAGTTCCAGAAGCAGCACGAGGTGCTGACCCGCCAGCACGAGGTCCAGCTTCAGGAGCACCTCAAG cagcagcaggagatcTTAGCGGCCAAGCGgcagcaggagctggagcagaAGAGGAAGCTGGAGCAGCAGAGACAGGACGAGCTGGAGAAACAGAGGCTGGAGCAGCAGCTCATCATGCTGAGGAACAAGGAGAAGGGCAAAGAGA GTGCAATCGCCAGCACAGAGGTCAGGCTGAAACTCCAGGAGTTCCTCCTTAACAAAAAAGAACCCATGCCTGGCGGACTGAACCATTCCTTTCCCTCAAAATGCTG GGGGGTCCTCCAAACCTCTCTGGACCAGAGCTGCCCTCCACAGAACAACACTCCCGGGACACCTCCTTCCTACAAACTCTCCCCTCTGCTCGGCTCCTACGACAGCAAAGACGACTTCCCCTTACGCAAGACAA TGTCTGAGCCCAACCTGAAGGTGCGCTCGCGGTTAAAACAGAAGGTGGCGGAGAGGCGGAGCAGCCCCCTGCTGAGGCGCAAGGACGGCACGGTGATCAGCACCTTCAAGAAGAGAGCCATCGAAATCACAG TATCCTCCATGTGTAGCAGCGCTCCTGGCTCCGGGCCCAGTTCTCCCAATAGCTCCAACTGTGCCATCGCTGAGAACGGGTCCAGTGGCTCTGTCCCCAACATCCATGCCAAG CACCTGCGCTGCCAGCAGCAGGCCATGGGCGTGGACCGCACGGCCAGCCTGCTGAGCCTGTACACCTCCCCCTCGCTCCCCAACATCTCCCTGGGCCTGCCCGCCACTGTGACTGCCGCCAACTCGCACATCGCC GCTCCTCAGAAGCTGTCTGCACAGCAGGAGGCGGAGCGACAGGCCATCCAGACCCTGCGGCAGGGTGGCGCTCTCACGGGGAAGTTCGTCAGCACCTCCTCCCTGCCAGCCTGCCTGACCGCCGGGCTGGCCCATGACACGGAGCCTCCGGCCCCCAACAGCCACAGCCACTCCTCCCTGCTGCAGCACGTCCTGCTGTTAGAGCAGGCCCGCCAGCAGAGTGCGCTGCTCGCAG TGCCAATCTACGGGCAGTCGCCACTGGTGACGGGCGAGCGTGTTTCAGGGGGCATGCGCACCGTCAACAACAAGCTGCCCCGTCACCGGCCCCTCAGCCGCACCCAGTCGGCCCCGCTGCCCCAGAGCCCCCAGGCCCTGCAGCAGCTGGTcatgcagcagcagcaccagcactTCCTGGAGAAGCAGAAACAGTACCAGCAGCACATGCAGCTCAACAAG ATGCTGTCCAAGGGCCCCGAGCTTCCTCGCCAGCCGCCCAGCCACCCggaggagacagaggaggagcTGACGGAGACGGCGGAGATGCAGGAGGACCGGGGGGAGAGCCCAGAGCTGGGGGACGGGTCCCTTGAGCAGGAGCCGCAGCAGGAGGGGTCCGGGGAGGCGGCCCCCGCCCCCGAACGGCTGGTCACGGTGAAGGACGAGAACCCGGAGAGTgaggtggaggaagaggaggatgaggatgaggccATCGAGTTAAAGGAGTCTGACGAGCAGGGCCTGCCTTACACACTG TTTACGGACCAGCAGCACTTGCAGCAGCTCAACCTGTTCCAGGCCTCCATGTCAATCACAGGCATGCCCCACAGGCCTCTGGGAAGGGCCCAGTCCTCCCCGGCCACCGCCAGCCTCAAAGGCACCCCTATTGGAGAAGCACCCATCAAGCACCTCTTCACCACAG GTGTGGTGTACGACACCTTCATGCAGAAGCACCAGTGCATGTGTGggaacactcacatacacccgGAGCACGCTGGCCGGATACAGAGCATCTGGTCCCGACTGCAGGAGACTGGGTTACTCAACCGCTGCGAG AGAATCCGGGGCAGGAAAGCCACGCTCGATGAGATCCAGACGGTCCATTCCGAGCATCACACACTGCTCTACGGCACCAGTCCCCACAACAGGCAGAAGCTGGACAGCAAGAAGCTTTTAG GTCCAATCAGCCAGAAGATGTATGCGGTCCTGCCCTGTGGAGGCATCGGG GTGGACAGTGACACCGTCTGGAATGAAATGCACTCCTCCAGCGCTGTGCGGACGGCCGTGGGCTGCGTCATCGAGCTGGCGTTCAAGGTGGCTGCCGGAGAGCTCAAG AATGGCTTCGCTGTGGTTCGTCCTCCAGGCCATCACGCAGAGGAGTCCACTGCTAT GGGCTTCTGCTTCTTTAACTCGGTGGCCATCACAGCCAAGCTCCTTCAGCAGAAGCTCAATGTGGGGAAGATCCTGATTGTTGACTGG GATATCCACCACGGCAACGGCAGCCAGCAAGCCTTCTACAGCGACCCCAATGTGCTGTACATCTCTCTGCATCGCTACGACGACGGAAACTTCTTCCCTGGCAGCGGCGCCCCAGAAGag GTGGGGGCCGGCGCAGGTACGGGGTACAACGTGAACATCGCGTGGACGGGGGGCGTGGAGCCGCCCATGGGGGACGTGGAGTATCTGACCGCCTTCAG GACCGTGGTGATGCCCATCGCCAACGAGTTCTCCCCAGATGTGGTGCTGGTATCGGCAGGGTTTGATGCCGTGGAGGGTCACCAGTCTCCTCTGGGCGGCTACCGCGTAACGGCCAAAT GTTTCGGTCACCTGACCAAGCAGCTGATGACGCTGGCTGGCGGCCGTGTGGTCTTGGCGCTCGAGGGGGGTCACGACCTCACTGCCATCTGCGACGCCTCCGAGTCCTGCGTCTCCGCTTTACTGGGGGAAGAG CTGGACCCCCTGCCTCAGGCCGTCCTGCAGCAGGAGCCCTGTCCCAAAGCGGCCGCCTCCCTGGAGAAGGTCATCGAGATTCAGA GTAAGCACTGGAGCTCGGTGCAGCGCTTCGCCCCCACCGTGGGCCAGTCCCTGATGGAGGCTCAGCGGAGAGAGAAGGACGAGGCCGACACGGTCAACGCCATGGCCTCCCTGACCGTGGACACCGAGCCAGGCGCCAGTCAGCCATCCAGCAG GCCTGCAGAAGAGCCCATGGAGGAGGAGCCAGTGTTGTAG
- the LOC133122196 gene encoding histone deacetylase 5-like isoform X6: protein MSSPNTPVEVKTSLPLGMQSPSGGGGGDKGGGGPVDLRTDPRLALASVDPLLREQQLQQELLLLKQQQELQKQLLFAEFQKQHEVLTRQHEVQLQEHLKQQQEILAAKRQQELEQKRKLEQQRQDELEKQRLEQQLIMLRNKEKGKESAIASTEVRLKLQEFLLNKKEPMPGGLNHSFPSKCWGVLQTSLDQSCPPQNNTPGTPPSYKLSPLLGSYDSKDDFPLRKTMSEPNLKVRSRLKQKVAERRSSPLLRRKDGTVISTFKKRAIEITVSSMCSSAPGSGPSSPNSSNCAIAENGSSGSVPNIHAKHLRCQQQAMGVDRTASLLSLYTSPSLPNISLGLPATVTAANSHIAAPQKLSAQQEAERQAIQTLRQGGALTGKFVSTSSLPACLTAGLAHDTEPPAPNSHSHSSLLQHVLLLEQARQQSALLAVPIYGQSPLVTGERVSGGMRTVNNKLPRHRPLSRTQSAPLPQSPQALQQLVMQQQHQHFLEKQKQYQQHMQLNKMLSKGPELPRQPPSHPEETEEELTETAEMQEDRGESPELGDGSLEQEPQQEGSGEAAPAPERLVTVKDENPESEVEEEEDEDEAIELKESDEQGLPYTLFTDQQHLQQLNLFQASMSITGMPHRPLGRAQSSPATASLKGTPIGEAPIKHLFTTGVVYDTFMQKHQCMCGNTHIHPEHAGRIQSIWSRLQETGLLNRCERIRGRKATLDEIQTVHSEHHTLLYGTSPHNRQKLDSKKLLGPISQKMYAVLPCGGIGVDSDTVWNEMHSSSAVRTAVGCVIELAFKVAAGELKNGFAVVRPPGHHAEESTAMGFCFFNSVAITAKLLQQKLNVGKILIVDWDIHHGNGSQQAFYSDPNVLYISLHRYDDGNFFPGSGAPEEVGAGAGTGYNVNIAWTGGVEPPMGDVEYLTAFRTVVMPIANEFSPDVVLVSAGFDAVEGHQSPLGGYRVTAKCFGHLTKQLMTLAGGRVVLALEGGHDLTAICDASESCVSALLGEELDPLPQAVLQQEPCPKAAASLEKVIEIQSKHWSSVQRFAPTVGQSLMEAQRREKDEADTVNAMASLTVDTEPGASQPSSRPAEEPMEEEPVL, encoded by the exons TGGAGGTGAAGACGTCCCTTCCGTTGGGGATGCAGAGCCCGAGTGGCGGAGGCGGCGGGGATAAGGGCGGGGGCGGCCCTGTGGACCTGCGGACGGACCCCCGGCTGGCCCTGGCCTCTGTGGACCCCCTCCTGAgggagcagcagctgcagcaggagcTGCTGCTCCTcaagcagcagcaggagctgcAGAAGCAGCTGCTCTTCGCCGAGTTCCAGAAGCAGCACGAGGTGCTGACCCGCCAGCACGAGGTCCAGCTTCAGGAGCACCTCAAG cagcagcaggagatcTTAGCGGCCAAGCGgcagcaggagctggagcagaAGAGGAAGCTGGAGCAGCAGAGACAGGACGAGCTGGAGAAACAGAGGCTGGAGCAGCAGCTCATCATGCTGAGGAACAAGGAGAAGGGCAAAGAGA GTGCAATCGCCAGCACAGAGGTCAGGCTGAAACTCCAGGAGTTCCTCCTTAACAAAAAAGAACCCATGCCTGGCGGACTGAACCATTCCTTTCCCTCAAAATGCTG GGGGGTCCTCCAAACCTCTCTGGACCAGAGCTGCCCTCCACAGAACAACACTCCCGGGACACCTCCTTCCTACAAACTCTCCCCTCTGCTCGGCTCCTACGACAGCAAAGACGACTTCCCCTTACGCAAGACAA TGTCTGAGCCCAACCTGAAGGTGCGCTCGCGGTTAAAACAGAAGGTGGCGGAGAGGCGGAGCAGCCCCCTGCTGAGGCGCAAGGACGGCACGGTGATCAGCACCTTCAAGAAGAGAGCCATCGAAATCACAG TATCCTCCATGTGTAGCAGCGCTCCTGGCTCCGGGCCCAGTTCTCCCAATAGCTCCAACTGTGCCATCGCTGAGAACGGGTCCAGTGGCTCTGTCCCCAACATCCATGCCAAG CACCTGCGCTGCCAGCAGCAGGCCATGGGCGTGGACCGCACGGCCAGCCTGCTGAGCCTGTACACCTCCCCCTCGCTCCCCAACATCTCCCTGGGCCTGCCCGCCACTGTGACTGCCGCCAACTCGCACATCGCC GCTCCTCAGAAGCTGTCTGCACAGCAGGAGGCGGAGCGACAGGCCATCCAGACCCTGCGGCAGGGTGGCGCTCTCACGGGGAAGTTCGTCAGCACCTCCTCCCTGCCAGCCTGCCTGACCGCCGGGCTGGCCCATGACACGGAGCCTCCGGCCCCCAACAGCCACAGCCACTCCTCCCTGCTGCAGCACGTCCTGCTGTTAGAGCAGGCCCGCCAGCAGAGTGCGCTGCTCGCAG TGCCAATCTACGGGCAGTCGCCACTGGTGACGGGCGAGCGTGTTTCAGGGGGCATGCGCACCGTCAACAACAAGCTGCCCCGTCACCGGCCCCTCAGCCGCACCCAGTCGGCCCCGCTGCCCCAGAGCCCCCAGGCCCTGCAGCAGCTGGTcatgcagcagcagcaccagcactTCCTGGAGAAGCAGAAACAGTACCAGCAGCACATGCAGCTCAACAAG ATGCTGTCCAAGGGCCCCGAGCTTCCTCGCCAGCCGCCCAGCCACCCggaggagacagaggaggagcTGACGGAGACGGCGGAGATGCAGGAGGACCGGGGGGAGAGCCCAGAGCTGGGGGACGGGTCCCTTGAGCAGGAGCCGCAGCAGGAGGGGTCCGGGGAGGCGGCCCCCGCCCCCGAACGGCTGGTCACGGTGAAGGACGAGAACCCGGAGAGTgaggtggaggaagaggaggatgaggatgaggccATCGAGTTAAAGGAGTCTGACGAGCAGGGCCTGCCTTACACACTG TTTACGGACCAGCAGCACTTGCAGCAGCTCAACCTGTTCCAGGCCTCCATGTCAATCACAGGCATGCCCCACAGGCCTCTGGGAAGGGCCCAGTCCTCCCCGGCCACCGCCAGCCTCAAAGGCACCCCTATTGGAGAAGCACCCATCAAGCACCTCTTCACCACAG GTGTGGTGTACGACACCTTCATGCAGAAGCACCAGTGCATGTGTGggaacactcacatacacccgGAGCACGCTGGCCGGATACAGAGCATCTGGTCCCGACTGCAGGAGACTGGGTTACTCAACCGCTGCGAG AGAATCCGGGGCAGGAAAGCCACGCTCGATGAGATCCAGACGGTCCATTCCGAGCATCACACACTGCTCTACGGCACCAGTCCCCACAACAGGCAGAAGCTGGACAGCAAGAAGCTTTTAG GTCCAATCAGCCAGAAGATGTATGCGGTCCTGCCCTGTGGAGGCATCGGG GTGGACAGTGACACCGTCTGGAATGAAATGCACTCCTCCAGCGCTGTGCGGACGGCCGTGGGCTGCGTCATCGAGCTGGCGTTCAAGGTGGCTGCCGGAGAGCTCAAG AATGGCTTCGCTGTGGTTCGTCCTCCAGGCCATCACGCAGAGGAGTCCACTGCTAT GGGCTTCTGCTTCTTTAACTCGGTGGCCATCACAGCCAAGCTCCTTCAGCAGAAGCTCAATGTGGGGAAGATCCTGATTGTTGACTGG GATATCCACCACGGCAACGGCAGCCAGCAAGCCTTCTACAGCGACCCCAATGTGCTGTACATCTCTCTGCATCGCTACGACGACGGAAACTTCTTCCCTGGCAGCGGCGCCCCAGAAGag GTGGGGGCCGGCGCAGGTACGGGGTACAACGTGAACATCGCGTGGACGGGGGGCGTGGAGCCGCCCATGGGGGACGTGGAGTATCTGACCGCCTTCAG GACCGTGGTGATGCCCATCGCCAACGAGTTCTCCCCAGATGTGGTGCTGGTATCGGCAGGGTTTGATGCCGTGGAGGGTCACCAGTCTCCTCTGGGCGGCTACCGCGTAACGGCCAAAT GTTTCGGTCACCTGACCAAGCAGCTGATGACGCTGGCTGGCGGCCGTGTGGTCTTGGCGCTCGAGGGGGGTCACGACCTCACTGCCATCTGCGACGCCTCCGAGTCCTGCGTCTCCGCTTTACTGGGGGAAGAG CTGGACCCCCTGCCTCAGGCCGTCCTGCAGCAGGAGCCCTGTCCCAAAGCGGCCGCCTCCCTGGAGAAGGTCATCGAGATTCAGA GTAAGCACTGGAGCTCGGTGCAGCGCTTCGCCCCCACCGTGGGCCAGTCCCTGATGGAGGCTCAGCGGAGAGAGAAGGACGAGGCCGACACGGTCAACGCCATGGCCTCCCTGACCGTGGACACCGAGCCAGGCGCCAGTCAGCCATCCAGCAG GCCTGCAGAAGAGCCCATGGAGGAGGAGCCAGTGTTGTAG